Genomic segment of Mycobacterium botniense:
GAACCACCTGCCGGCCTTCGCGATACGGTTCCGGTAGGAGCACGCCTGCCCATGACGGCGGGCTCGGGTGCAAAAGTGCTGCTGGCATATAGCGATACCGCCACCCAGCAGGCTGTGCTGCCGGCGGCGAAGTTCAGTGAGCACGCGCTGGCCGAGGTTCGCCGGCGCGGATGGGCCCAAAGCGTTGCCGAACGAGAGCCTGGGGTGGCCAGTGTGTCGGCCCCGGTCCGCGACGCGAACGGCCAGGTGATCGCCGCCATCTCGGTGTCCGGCCCGATCGATCGGATGGGCCGGCGGCCCGGGGCACGATGGGCCGCTGACCTCTTGGCAGCAGCCGAGGCGCTCACTGAACGCCTGTGATCGCATCGCATACCGTCGCATCGGCAATTGCGCCCGCGACCCGACTCTGCGCCCGGCTGTAAAACCAGCGGTTTGGCGCCCGCAGGGTCACCACATCAGCAGTGGTCACGACGACCTGAGAGACTGACGCCATGGGAACGAATCAGCGCGCACAGATTGTGATGTCGGAATCCGAGATCGCCGAGTTCGTGGCACGTAGCCGCACCGGCACGCTGGCCACCATCGGCCCCGGCGGACAGCCGCATCTGACCGCGATGTGGTACGGCGTACTGGACGGCGAGATCTGGCTGGAAACCAAGGCTAAGTCCCAGAAGGCGGTCAATCTTCGGCGCGATCCACGGGTGAGCTTCCTGATCGAAGACGGCGACACCTATGACACGCTTCGCGGCGTTTCCTTTGAAGGCGTCGCCGAGATCGTCGAAAACCCCGATACGCTCTTCCGGCTGGGGGTCAGCGTGTTCGAGCGCTACACCGGCCCCTACAGCGACGCCATGAAGCCGGCGATCGACCAGATGATGCACAACCGCATCGGGGTACGCATCATTACCCGTCGCACCCGCTCCTGGGATCACCGCAAGCTCGGCCTGCCACCCATGCCCGTCGGCGGCTCGACCGCCCCCACCGCAGGGGCACGATAGCCCACCAGAACACCTCGGCACGCGAACTGAACTGGTGTGCAACGGCTCGCCACAGCCGGTGTGGTAGCCCCGATGGGATTCGAACCCACGCTACCGCCGTGAGAGGGCGGCGTCCTAGGCCGCTAGACGACGGGGCCGGAACCGATCTGAGCTGCCAGCATAACCCACGCGGACCCACCTGGAGGTGCCCACCTCATCGCGTGCGGCCACCAGATCTTGCTGGGGTACCAGGACTCGAACCTAGAACGGCTGAACCAGAATCAGCTGTGTTGCCAATTACACCATACCCCATCTGCTGTTAAAACCACTGTTCAGAGCCTATTTTAGGCTCACACGCACACCCGCGCGAATCCCTGCTGCCGACTGGTCGGGCCGACGTGCAGATTACCAAAACCGTCGGTGTGGTTCAGGGGTGCCCGGTCCACTGTCGGGCCGACCGCAGCCGCCGCAGGGTGCGCTCGCGGCCAAGCAGTTCCAGCGATTCAAACAACGGCGGGCTGACAGCTGTTCCGGTGGTGGCGACGCGGATCGGACCGAACGCCTTGCGGGCCTGAAGTCCGAGCCCGTCCACGAGTGCACCTTTCAGGACAGCCTCGATCTCGGTGGCAGCCCAGTCGTCGAGACCCGCCAAGGCTGTAAGGGCAGTGTCGAGCACCGGGCCGGCGTGTGACCCCAGCTCCCTGGCGGCGGCCTGCGGGTCGATGGCGTACTCGTCGTCGTTGAGGAACTTCAGCAGACCCCATGCGTCGCCGAGCACGACGATGCGGGTCTGAACCAGGCGGGCCGCCACCGCAAAACCGGCCTCGTCGACGCCCAGATGATAGCCGTGTGCGGAGAAGTACTCACGCAACCTGGCGGTGAACTCCTCTGCGTCGAGCAGACGAATATGCTCGGCATTGATCGCGTCGGCCTTTTTCTGGTCAAACCGGGCCGGGTTTGCGTTGACATCCACGACATCGAATGCGGCCACCATCTCCTCGAGGCTGAACACGTCACGGTCATCAGCGATCGACCAACCCAGCAGGGCAAGGTAATTGAGGAGTCCTTCCGGAATGAAACCCCGTTCGCGATGAACGAACAGGTTCGACTGCGGATCGCGTTTCGACAACTTCTTGGTGCCCTCTCCCAAGACCGTTGGCAGGTGTGCAAATTGGGGAATCTGATCGGCAACTCCGATACGCATCAGGGCCTGATACAGCGCGATCTGGCGCGGGGTTGACGGCAGCAGATCCTCGCCGCGTAGCACGTGGGTGATCTTCATCAGCGCGTCGTCAACCGGGTTGACCAATGTGTACAACGGATCCCCACTGGCACGGGTCAACGCGAAATCGGGTATGGTGCCTGCCGCGAACGTCATCGGTCCGCGCACCAGATCGTGCCAGCCGAGATCTTCGTCAGGCATCCGCAGCCGTATCACCGGTTTGCGGCCCTCGGCCAGGTAGGCCGCGCGCTGAGCGTCGGTCAGGTCCCGATCGAAGTTGTCATAACCCAGCTTGGGATTGCGTCCCGCCGCGATGTGACGGGCCTCGACCTCCTCCGGCGTCGAAAAAGCCTGGTAAGCTTCGCCCGCGTCGAGCAGCCGCGCCACCACGTCGCGGTAGATGTCCGTGCGCTGCGACTGCCGGTAAGGACCGTAGGGCCCGCCGACCTCTGGGCCCTCGTCCCAATTCAAACCCAGCCAGCGCAGCGCGTCGAGCAGCGCGAGGTAGCTTTCCTCGCTGTCACGCCCGGGGTCGGTGTCCTCGACCCGGAAGACAAAAGTACCGCCGGTATGCCGCGCATAGGCCCAGTTGAACAAGGCGGTACGGATCAGCCCGACATGGGGAACCCCGGTGGGCGACGGACAGAACCGGACTCGCACACGTGCCGCTGATCTCACGACTTTCCTTTGCGCACAACAGGATTAGTCAGAGTACCGATGCCCTCGATGGACACAGCCACGGTGTCGCCGTGTTCGAGGGGACCGACACCGTCGGGTGTTCCGGTGAGGATGAGATCTCCGGGCAACAACGTCATCACCGACGAGATCCATTCCACGATCGCACCGATATCGTGGATCATCAGCGAGGTACGACTGCGTTGCTTGACGTCGCCGTTAACCTCCGTCCGCAATTCGAGGTCGGCCGGGTCGAGGTCGGTGGCGATCCACGGCCCAACCGGACAAAAGGTGTCATGTCCTTTGGCCCGGGTCCATTGACCGTCAGCCTGTTGCTGATCGCGGGCCGTCACATCATTGCCGATGGTGTAGCCGAGGATGTTCTCGGCGGCCCGAGCGGCGGGCACGTCCTTACACGGCCGGCTGATCACGAGCCCCAGCTCGCCCTCGAAATGCACCGGTGACGCGTTGGCCGGCAAGCGAATCGGCACATTCGGTCCGATGATGGCGGTATTGGGCTTGAGGAAGATCACCGGATCGGCCGCCGCTGCTCCGCCCATCTCGGCGACGTGGGCGGCGTAGTTCTTGCCGACGCAGACCACCTTGCTCGCCAGCGTTGGCGCCAGCAGGCGCACGTCGGGCAACGGCCAGCGACGGCCTGTGAAGGTTGGGGTGCCGAATGGGTGCTCGGCGATCTCGCGGGCAGTCATCGCTCCGGGCTCGCCTTCGATGCTGACGAAGGCTACACCGTCGGGGCTGGCGATTCGACCAAGGCGCACCCGCCCGAGCCTAACGACAACCGCCCGCGCAGCGGCGCCGGGCACCAGCTGAATCCGCGTCTCCCGGTCCCCGCGAGCATCGTCATCACCAAAATCGCCTCGTCGGTCCCGTGCCGGATGCTGCGCGGTATCCCCTGACCAAGACCGCTCGCCGGCGCGCCCCGGCATCCGCCGACGCGCTGACGCGCATGACTGTGGCCGATCAGATGCGTGTGACAGCATGAGTGGATGCCAACCGAAGCGATCGGTACGGGCGCGCGCTGGTCGATGGTGGCCATCTCGCTGGGGGCGACGTCCTGCGCTTTCGTTTTCATCAACGGTGTCGCGTTCCTGATTCCCGCGCTGGAGGCCGAACAGGGCACCCCGCTCGCCGAAGCAGGTTTGCTGTCATCGATGCCGAGCTTCGGCATGGTGGCGACCCTGATCGCCTGGGGGTACGCGCTGGACCGCGTCGGGGAGCGGATCGTGCTCACGCTGGGCTCAGCACTCACTGCAGGCGCGGCCTATGCCGCGGCCTCGGTGCATTCTCTGCTGGCCATCGGGGCATTGCTGTTCGTCGGGGGTATGGCGGCCGCCAGCTGTAATACCGCCGGCGGCCGGCTGGTGGCCGGCTGGTTTCCCCCGCATCAGCGCGGCCTGGCGATGGGCATTCGCCAGGCCGCGCAGCCCTTAGGAATCGCACTGGGCGCCTTGATAATTCCCGAGCTGGCGGAACGCGGCCCCAGTGCCGGGCTGATGTTTCCGGCACTGGTGTGCTCAGTGTCGGCGGTGGCCTGCGCCATCGGGGTGATCGACCCGCCGCGGAAAGCGCGCGAGACAGCCACTGTCGAAGAGCTGGCCAGCCCGTACCGCGGGACGTCGATCCTGTGGCGAATTCACGCGGTTTCGTCGCTGCTGATGATGCCCCAGTGTGTGACCGTCACGTTCATGCTGGTCTGGCTGATCACTGCCCATAACTGGTCGATCGCCTCAGCAGGCGCCCTGGTCACCGTCTCCCAGCTGCTGGGCGGCTTGGGCCGCATTGTGGTCGGCCGCTGGTCTGACCGCGTGGCCTCGCGGATGCGGCCCGTCCGCGTGATCGCGATCGCCGTCACCGTGACGATGATGTCGCTGGGTCTCGCCGATCGGCTGGGATCGCCACTGGCCGAGACCATCATGGTGGTGGTCGCAGTGCTGGCAGTACTCGACAACGGCTTGGAGTCCACCGCGATTACCGAGTTCGCCGGCCCGTTCTGGAGTGGTCGCGCACTGGGCATTCAAAACACCACCCAGCGGTTGACCGCAGCTGCGGGGCCGCCGGTGTTCGGTGCGCTGATCGCGGCGGCCGGTTATCCGCTGGCCTGGGCGGTATGCGGGGTGTTCCCGCTGCTGGCAGTCCCGCTGGTCCCGGCTGACCTGGGCCCGCCGGGGCTGGACGCTACAGCGCAGCGAGAATCCGTTCGCCGATTTGGCTGGTCGAAAACCGCGCGTCGCCGCGTGTCGCGAGATGAGCCGCCACAGCCCGATCCACCCGCGCGGCGGCGTTTTCCTCGCCGACGTGGGCGAGCATCAGCGCCACCGACATAATCGCGGCCGTCGGGTCGGCAATCCCCTTCCCGGCGATATCGGGCGCGCTGCCGTGCACCGGTTCGAACATCGACGGATTCACGCGGGTGGGGTCGATATTGCCGCTCGCGGCCAGCCCGATTCCGCCGCACACGGCAGCGGCCAAATCGGTGATGATGTCACCAAAGAGGTTGTCGGTGACGATCACGTCGAACCGGCCCGGATCGGTCACCAGATGGATGGTGGCGGCGTCGACGTGTTGATAGGACACCTCGACTCCCGGGTATTTCTCGCCGATCTCGTGCACCGTGCGCGACCACAGGGCACCGGCGAACGTCAACACGTTGGTTTTGTGCACCAGTGTCAGGTGTTTGCGCCGCTGCTGAGCTCGCTCGAAAGCATCGTGGACCACTCGGCGCACCCCGAACGCGGTGTTGACGCTCACCTCGGTGGCGACCTCGTTGGCGGTGCCGACCCGGATGGCCCCACCCGTGCCGGTGTAAGGGCCCTCGGTGCCCTCACGGACCACAACGAAGTCGATGGCGGGATTCCCGGTCAAGGGGCTATTCACCCCCGGGTACAGCCGCGCTGGGCGCAGATTGACGTAGTGGTCCAGCGCGAAACGCAGCCGCAACAGCAACCCGCGCTCCAGCACGCCGCTGGGCACCGACGGATCACCGATCGCACCCAGCAGGATCGCGTCATGTGCCCGCAGCTCGGCGAGCACCGAATCCGGTAGGACCTCGCCGGTGGCGTGGAAACGCCGGGCCCCCAAGTCGTAGCTGGTTTTCTCCACACCGGGCAGCACCGCATCGAGCACCTTGACAGCCTCAGTCACCACTTCGGGGCCAATGCCGTCGCCGGCGATGACCGCGAGCCTCATCGGCGCCGCTCCTGCGCATCGCGTCGCGCTACCCCGTCGCCGCCGCACCTCACGACAGATCAACGACCTCGAGCTTGTTCGCTGCGACGGCCGCGCTGATCGCCGACCGCACGTCTTCGGGGACGTCACGATTCACGCGCAACATGATCGTCGCACCCGGGCCTTCGGAGTCCTCCGACAGCTGCGCGGCGTGGATGTTCACCCCGGCCGCACCGAGCAAGGTGCCGATTTTGCCCAGCGCTCCCGGCTGGTCGACGTAGTGGATGATCAGGTTGATGCCCTGCGCACGCAAGTCGAAGTTACGGCCGTTGATCTGCACGATCTTCTGCACCATCTGCGGGCCGGACAGCGTGCCGGCCACGTTCACGACGGAGCCGTCCGCGCCGACCGCCCGCACGTCGACGACGCTGCGATGATTGGGGCTTTCAGGAGCTGTGCTGATTTCAGCGGAGACCCCGCGTTCAGCCGCCAGTGCCGGGGCGTTGACGAATGTCACCGGCTCTTCGATCACCGCCGAGAACAACCCGCGTAGCGCCGACAGCCGCAGCACCTCAACATCTTCAGCGGCCAGTTCGCCGCGCACCTGCACCGACAGCGACACCGGCAACCGGTCGGAAAGCACACCCACCAGCACACCGAGCTTGCGCACCAGATCCAGCCAGGGCAGCACCTCCTCGCTGACCACCCCGGCGCCGACGTTGACCGCATCGGGGACAAACTCGCCCGCCAGCGCCAGCTTGACGCTTTCGGCCACATCGGTGCCGGCCCGCTCTTGAGCCTCGACGGTGGAGGCCCCCAGGTGCGGTGTCACCACCACTTGGGGCAGCTCGAACAAGGGGCTGTCCGTGCACGGTTCGGTGGCGAACACATCGATACCCGCGGCACGCACGTGTCCGTCGCGCACGGCTTCGGCCAATGCTTCCTCGTCGAGGAGGCCACCGCGCGCGGCGTTGACGACGATGACACCCGGCTTGGTCTTGGCCAGGGCGTCCCGGCCTATCATTCCCGCCGTCTCCGGGGTCTTCGGCAGATGTACCGAGATGAAGTCGGCGCGGGCCAGCAGGTCGTCGAGGGACACCAGCTCGATACCCAGTTGCGCCGCCCGGGCGTGTGACACATAGGGGTCATAGGCGACGATGCGGGTGCCGAAAGCGGCCAGCCGCTGCGCAACCAGCTGCCCGATCCGGCCCAGCCCGACGATACCGACCGTTTTGCCGAAGATTTCGGTGCCGGTGAACGACGAGCGCTTCCACTCGTGCGCGCGCAGTGAGGCGTCCGCGGCGGGGATGTGGCGGGCGGCCGCCAGCAGCAGCGCGATCGCGTGTTCAGCGGCGCTGTGAATGTTCGACGTCGGGGCATTGACCACGAGCACCCCGCGCTCGGTGGCCGCGTCCACGTCGACGTTGTCCAGCCCCACCCCGGCGCGAGCCACGATCTTGAGCTTGGGGGCGGCGGCCAAAACCTCGGCGTCAACCGTGGTCGCGGAGCGCACCAGCAGTGCATCGGCCTCGGATACCGCGGACAGCAGTTGGTCTCGATTGGGGCCGTCAACCCAGCGCACGTCGACCTGATCTCCCAGGGCGGCAACGGTTGATTCGGCGAGTTTGTCGGCAATCACAACAACAGGCAAGCTCACCCGGCCAGCCTAATAGGCTGCACCGAGGCGGCGGATGGCAGCACCGCCGACCAGCGGGTGAGCGCACCGCCGGGCATCGGTCTGGGTCTGGCGTGGACGCGGAGCCCGAACAGCTGCCCAGCGTGCAATGACGGGAAAACAGCCACGAACATTGCCCTGCTTACTCGCTCGGCGAACCGGCGCGTGGGGTGGTTTAAGCGGTTTCGGTGATCGGACGGTCCACCCAGCTCATCAGTGCGCGCAGCTTCCTGCCGGTGACCTCGATGGGATGCTCGGCATTACGGTTGCGAAGTTCGTGCAGTTGCTTGCTGCCGTCTCGCACATCGGCGACCAGCTTTTCAACGAAGCTGCCATCTTGGATTTCCCGCAGGATCTCGCGCATCCGCTCCCGCGTGGCCGCGTCGACGACACGCGGACCCGACAGATATCCACCGAACTCCGCGGTATCGGACACCGAATAGTACATGCGGGCCAGGCCGCCTTCGTACATCAAATCGACGATCAGCTTCAGCTCGTGCAGCACCTCAAAGTAGGCCAATTCCGGCGGGTAGCCGGCGTGGACCATCACGTCGAAACCGGCCTTGACCAATTCCTCGACCCCACCGCACAACACGGTCTGCTCACCGAAGAGGTCGGTTTCGGTCTCGTCTTTGAACGTGGTTTTGATGACACCAGCGCGGGTGCCGCCGATGGCCTTGGCGTACGACAGGGCCAACGCCAGGCCGTCGCCCGCCGGGTCCTGCGCCACCGCGACGAGGCACGGCACTCCTTTGCCGTCGACAAACTGACGGCGCACCAGATGCCCGGGCCCTTTCGGGGCGACCATCGCCACGGTGATGTCGGGAGCCGGTTTGATCAGACCGAAGTGAATGTTGAGCCCGTGACCAAAAAACAGCGCGTTGCCCGTGGCCAGGTGGGGTTCGATGTCATTGACGAAGATGTCCGGCTGCGCGGTGTCGGGGGCGAGCAGCATGACCACATCGGCCCATTCGGCCACCTCGGCGGGGGTGCCGACCGGCAAGCCCTGCTCGGCGACCTTGAGCCGCGACTTGGAGCCCTCCCTTAGCCCGACGCGCACCTGGACACCGGAGTCGCGCAGGCTCAGCGCGTGGGCGTGCCCTTGGCTGCCGTACCCGATGACGCCGACCCGGCGGCTGCCAATAATCGACAGATCCGCGTCGTCGTCGTAGAACATCTCGACCGCCACGTGAATGTCTCCTTTTCCCAGGGTAATACGGTTATTTGCCGGTACCTATGCCACGCGGGCCGCGGGACAACGACACCAGCCCCGATTGCACTATTTCACGAACACCGAAGGGTTCCAGCACCCGAAGCAGCGCTTCGAGCTTGTCCGGCATACCCGTTGCCTCGATGGTCAATGATTCCGGTGATACGTCAATCACCTTGGCGCGGAACAGTTTCGCTGCTTCGACAACCTGACTGCGTGTGCTCGCGTCGGCGCGGACCTTGATCAGCGCCAGTTCGCGGCCCACCGAGTTTTCGGGATCCTGCTCGACGATCTTGATCACGTTGATTAGCTTGTTGAGTTGCTTCGTGATTTGTTCGAGCGGGGTGTCCTCGGCGGAGACGACAATGGTCATGCGGGACATATTCTTCTGCTCGGTGGCCCCGACCGCCAGCGACTCGATGTTGAATCCCCGCCGGGAGAACAGTGCCGCGACCCGGGCGAGCACACCGGGTTTGTCTTCGACGAGCACCGAAAGCGTATGTGTGGTAGGCGACATCAGGCATGCCCTTCGTTGTCGGCGTCGTCGAAGAGGGGGCGAATGCCGCGGGCGGCCTGGATTTCGTCGTTGCTGGTTCCCGCGGCCACCATCGGCCAGACCTGCGCATCGGCCCCGACGATGAAGTCGATGACCACCGGGCGGTCGTTGATCGCGCGCGCCGCGTTGATCACCTCGACCACGTCTTCTTCACGCTCACAACGCAACCCGACGCACCCGAGCGCTTCCGCCAACTTCACGAAGTCCGGGATGCGATGTGAGTGGGTGGCCAGGTCCGTCTGCGAGTAGCGTTCCTGGTAGAACAGCGACTGCCATTGCCGCACCATGCCCAGGTTGCCGTTGTTGATCAGCGCGACTTTGATCGGCGCGCCTTCCACCGCGCAGGTGGCCAGCTCTTGGTTCGTCATCTGAAAACAGCCGTCACCGTCGACCGCCCACACCTCGGCCTCGGGCCGGGCGATTTTCGCGCCCATAGCCGCGGGGATGGCAAAACCCATGGTGCCCAGGCCGCCCGAGTTGATCCAGGTGCGCGGCTTCTCATAGCAGATGAACTGCGCCGCCCACATCTGATGCTGTCCCACGCCGGCGACATAGACGGCGTCGGGCCCGGCGATCTTGCCGAGGGTGGAGATCACGTACTCCGGGCTCAGGCTGCCGTCGCTCTGCGGCCCGTAGCTCAGCGGATAGGTGGCCTGCACACCGCGCAGGTACTGCCACCAGTCGCCGAGATCGAGGTTGCCGGGGGTGCCGTCATGGCGCAGTGCCACGATGAGCTCAGCGATGACCGCTTTGACGTCGCCGACGATCGGCACATCGGCGCGCCGGTTTTTCCCGATCTCGGCCGGGTCGATGTCGGCGTGGATGACCTTGGCTTCCGGGGCGAATGAGTCAAGTTTTCCGGTAACCCGGTCGTCGAAGCGGGTGCCCAACGCGATCAGCAGGTCGCTGCGTTGCAGTGCGGCCACCGCCGCGACGGTGCCGTGCATACCCGGCATACCCAGATGCTGCGGATGGCTATCCGGGAAGGCGCCGCGCGCCATCAGCGTGGTGACGACGGGGATTCCGGTCAGCTCGGCCAGATCCCGCAGCTGCGCGGTGGCCTCCCCGCGGATGACACCGCCGCCGATGTACAGCACCGGCTTACGGGCGGCTGCGATCAGTCGCGCAGCCTCGCGCACCTGCCGGCTGTGCGGTTTAGTAGTGGGTTTGTAGCCCGGAAGCTCCATGCGCGGCGGCCAGCTGAACGTGCACTGGCCCTGCAGCACGTCCTTGGGGATGTCGACGAGCACAGCGCCGGGGCGGCCGGTGGCCGCGATGTGGAAGGCCTCGGCCAGCACCTGCGGAATCTCATCGCCGCTGCGGACCAGGAAGTTGTGCTTGGTGATCGGCATGGTGATGCCGGAGATGTCAGCCTCCTGAAAGGCGTCGGTGCCGATCAGCTGGCGGCCGACTTGCCCGGTGATGGCCACCACCGGGATGGAGTCCATCTGCGCGTCGGCCAGCGGGGTCACCAGGTTGGTGGCGCCGGGGCCCGAGGTGGCCATGCACACCCCGACTTTGCCGGTCGCGTGAGCGTAGCCGCTGGCGGCATGCCCGGCGCCCTGCTCGTGGCGAACCAGCACGTGACGCAGTTTTTGCGAGTCGAACAGCGGATCGTACACCGGCAGCACTGCTCCGCCCGGAATCCCGAAAATAACCTCGACCCCGAGTTCCTCCAGCGATCGAACTACCGCTTGTGCGCCAGTAACTTGCTGCGGCACAATACGTTTCGATTGAACTCCGACAGACTTGGACGCGTGTTGGATGCCGCTCGGCGCCCCATTGGGGGATGGTGGGCTCGCCGACGGTTCTCGCGTAGTGGGTGTGCTCACGATCTTCGGTCCTACTCTGCTGGCCTCGGCCGGCTGCTGCGGATTGGTGGGCAACAAAAAACCCCCGTCAGCTCACCGTGCTGCACGAGGGTTGCGCGTTGGCGCTAGAAGGTTACGACCGCCAGCCACCAACGCGCCGACCAAGTACTACCAGCATCCCGCGGGTCTTCATACCCTGCGACGGTAGTCTCCGCACAGGTCAGACGTCAAATCCCGCCAGGTGAAAACCGCGGCCGCCCGGGCCGTGCGGCCAGGTAACCCAGCCCCCGATCCCCGGTGCGGCAGCGCCACCGTCAGAAGACACGCACCGCAGAAAGGACCTTTGAATTGCATGCGAAGATGCACAGGTGGCCTCCGATTCGTCGGCCCAACCATCCCGGGAGCGGACCGCGGTGCTCAGAGTTTCGCCGATGGCTCATGTGGCAGTGGGATTTTTCACCCTCGGGCTGCTGGTTCCGGTACTCACCTGGCCGGCCACCGCGCCGCTGCTGGTGATCCCGGTGGTCTTGTCGGCGTTGATCATCCGGCTGCGCACGGTCGCCGACCGCCAGGGCGTAACGGCGCGCACACTGCTCGGCAGCCGATCGGTGCGGTGGGAGGAGATCGACGGATTGCGGTTCACCCGGGGTTCGTGGGCGCGGGCACAGCTCAAAAGCGGCGGCGAGCTGCGATTGCCCGCGGTCAGCTTTGCCACCCTGCCGCAGCTCAGCGAAGTGAGTGCCGGCAGGGTGCCCAACCCCTACCGCTGACAGCGTTCAGCGCAACGGGTTGGCGCCGTTCAGCAGCACCCACACGGCGATACCGGCGCCGATACCCCCGAGCAGCACAACGAACGAGCCGATAAAAGGCCGCCGGGACCAGCCGCGACCGGCGTCGAAGCCGTAACGGCCCGGGCCGATCAGGATGACTGCAATGGCGACGACGATCAAGGTGATGTCGTATTCGTGTCCGTGCGGCAGGAAATACGACAACGACCGCGAGTGCGGCTGGGCTGAGGCGCTGGCAACCAGGCCGTTGATCAAGTACGCCAGCGCACCCGCGGCCGCCAGCGGAGTAAACAAGCCCAGCACTAACAAGACGCCGGCGACGATCTCGCCGCCGGCGCCCACGTAGGTAAGGATCTCGGCATGCTGGTAGCCGACATCAGAGAGCGAATTCTTGAATCCGGTCAACCCCTGTCCGCCCCACCAGCCGAACAACTTCTGCAGGCCGTGTGCGAGCAGCACTGCGGCCAGACCAGTCCGCAGTATCAGCAGGCCCAGATCCTGGGTGCCGCGCCGGCCGGCGGCGCGTACCCGCTCGTCGTCCTCGCCGGAGCCGACGTCATCCGACCCGCTGCCATCCGGCCCGGCCGCCGAGTGCCGCCCCCCTCCGGGCTGCTGCGCTCCGGACGGCGGGTCCTGCTGCAAGCCCCCGCCGTATCCAGAGTTACCGACACGCACGTTTTCTAGCGCATAACTCGATTCATGGCCTGATTGATAGCTGGACTTAGAGTCGGTTGCATAGCCCGATTGGTAGTACGGGATCGTGGTGGTCTCGAAATCGCCGGCATAGCCGGCTGAGGGCAGGTCGTCTTCCGGGTCGACCAGGCTTGCCGAAGCCGGGCGCGCCGGGGTTGGCGTGTCGGGATTGGGCGTTCGCCGCCACCGTGAGTCATTTGCTTGACTGGTCACGCCTGCCAGGGTAAAGCCATTTGCTCCTGA
This window contains:
- a CDS encoding IclR family transcriptional regulator; this encodes MRQHSGIGVLDKAVGVLHTIAESPCALAELCDRTGLPRATAHRLAVGLERHRLLARDDEGRWQLGPAITELAAHIDDPLLAAGAVVLPQLRETTGESVQLYRREGTTRVCVAALEPPAGLRDTVPVGARLPMTAGSGAKVLLAYSDTATQQAVLPAAKFSEHALAEVRRRGWAQSVAEREPGVASVSAPVRDANGQVIAAISVSGPIDRMGRRPGARWAADLLAAAEALTERL
- a CDS encoding pyridoxamine 5'-phosphate oxidase family protein, with product MGTNQRAQIVMSESEIAEFVARSRTGTLATIGPGGQPHLTAMWYGVLDGEIWLETKAKSQKAVNLRRDPRVSFLIEDGDTYDTLRGVSFEGVAEIVENPDTLFRLGVSVFERYTGPYSDAMKPAIDQMMHNRIGVRIITRRTRSWDHRKLGLPPMPVGGSTAPTAGAR
- the gltX gene encoding glutamate--tRNA ligase; translation: MRSAARVRVRFCPSPTGVPHVGLIRTALFNWAYARHTGGTFVFRVEDTDPGRDSEESYLALLDALRWLGLNWDEGPEVGGPYGPYRQSQRTDIYRDVVARLLDAGEAYQAFSTPEEVEARHIAAGRNPKLGYDNFDRDLTDAQRAAYLAEGRKPVIRLRMPDEDLGWHDLVRGPMTFAAGTIPDFALTRASGDPLYTLVNPVDDALMKITHVLRGEDLLPSTPRQIALYQALMRIGVADQIPQFAHLPTVLGEGTKKLSKRDPQSNLFVHRERGFIPEGLLNYLALLGWSIADDRDVFSLEEMVAAFDVVDVNANPARFDQKKADAINAEHIRLLDAEEFTARLREYFSAHGYHLGVDEAGFAVAARLVQTRIVVLGDAWGLLKFLNDDEYAIDPQAAARELGSHAGPVLDTALTALAGLDDWAATEIEAVLKGALVDGLGLQARKAFGPIRVATTGTAVSPPLFESLELLGRERTLRRLRSARQWTGHP
- a CDS encoding fumarylacetoacetate hydrolase family protein; its protein translation is MRLGRIASPDGVAFVSIEGEPGAMTAREIAEHPFGTPTFTGRRWPLPDVRLLAPTLASKVVCVGKNYAAHVAEMGGAAAADPVIFLKPNTAIIGPNVPIRLPANASPVHFEGELGLVISRPCKDVPAARAAENILGYTIGNDVTARDQQQADGQWTRAKGHDTFCPVGPWIATDLDPADLELRTEVNGDVKQRSRTSLMIHDIGAIVEWISSVMTLLPGDLILTGTPDGVGPLEHGDTVAVSIEGIGTLTNPVVRKGKS
- a CDS encoding 3-isopropylmalate dehydrogenase; the encoded protein is MRLAVIAGDGIGPEVVTEAVKVLDAVLPGVEKTSYDLGARRFHATGEVLPDSVLAELRAHDAILLGAIGDPSVPSGVLERGLLLRLRFALDHYVNLRPARLYPGVNSPLTGNPAIDFVVVREGTEGPYTGTGGAIRVGTANEVATEVSVNTAFGVRRVVHDAFERAQQRRKHLTLVHKTNVLTFAGALWSRTVHEIGEKYPGVEVSYQHVDAATIHLVTDPGRFDVIVTDNLFGDIITDLAAAVCGGIGLAASGNIDPTRVNPSMFEPVHGSAPDIAGKGIADPTAAIMSVALMLAHVGEENAAARVDRAVAAHLATRGDARFSTSQIGERILAAL
- the serA gene encoding phosphoglycerate dehydrogenase gives rise to the protein MSLPVVVIADKLAESTVAALGDQVDVRWVDGPNRDQLLSAVSEADALLVRSATTVDAEVLAAAPKLKIVARAGVGLDNVDVDAATERGVLVVNAPTSNIHSAAEHAIALLLAAARHIPAADASLRAHEWKRSSFTGTEIFGKTVGIVGLGRIGQLVAQRLAAFGTRIVAYDPYVSHARAAQLGIELVSLDDLLARADFISVHLPKTPETAGMIGRDALAKTKPGVIVVNAARGGLLDEEALAEAVRDGHVRAAGIDVFATEPCTDSPLFELPQVVVTPHLGASTVEAQERAGTDVAESVKLALAGEFVPDAVNVGAGVVSEEVLPWLDLVRKLGVLVGVLSDRLPVSLSVQVRGELAAEDVEVLRLSALRGLFSAVIEEPVTFVNAPALAAERGVSAEISTAPESPNHRSVVDVRAVGADGSVVNVAGTLSGPQMVQKIVQINGRNFDLRAQGINLIIHYVDQPGALGKIGTLLGAAGVNIHAAQLSEDSEGPGATIMLRVNRDVPEDVRSAISAAVAANKLEVVDLS
- the ilvC gene encoding ketol-acid reductoisomerase — its product is MFYDDDADLSIIGSRRVGVIGYGSQGHAHALSLRDSGVQVRVGLREGSKSRLKVAEQGLPVGTPAEVAEWADVVMLLAPDTAQPDIFVNDIEPHLATGNALFFGHGLNIHFGLIKPAPDITVAMVAPKGPGHLVRRQFVDGKGVPCLVAVAQDPAGDGLALALSYAKAIGGTRAGVIKTTFKDETETDLFGEQTVLCGGVEELVKAGFDVMVHAGYPPELAYFEVLHELKLIVDLMYEGGLARMYYSVSDTAEFGGYLSGPRVVDAATRERMREILREIQDGSFVEKLVADVRDGSKQLHELRNRNAEHPIEVTGRKLRALMSWVDRPITETA
- the ilvN gene encoding acetolactate synthase small subunit, with product MSPTTHTLSVLVEDKPGVLARVAALFSRRGFNIESLAVGATEQKNMSRMTIVVSAEDTPLEQITKQLNKLINVIKIVEQDPENSVGRELALIKVRADASTRSQVVEAAKLFRAKVIDVSPESLTIEATGMPDKLEALLRVLEPFGVREIVQSGLVSLSRGPRGIGTGK